One stretch of Rhizobium rhizoryzae DNA includes these proteins:
- a CDS encoding DUF1800 domain-containing protein — MAASFSTIAARRFCYGLKPRETPPSDINALMLQLQKGSKSVPRFPREGALGRRETLGRLVSVRTVEARAAQDGRPNPGLRQETQREAERLLRRDALSRVAQAVYSENGFFERLASFWVNHFAINATKTYEMRLLAPLFEAEAIRPNLAGNFGDLLKAAVLHPAMLIYLDQASSVGPQSPVAERSGGTLNQSLAQELLEVHSLGDQAEFTAADVNGAALILTGLSLDLRSLEVSNRPGRAEPGAHVLLGKSYSDRARNGSDHLEMLADLANHPATARHICNKLVRHFISEEVNPDMLSGMIGRWQATGGNLTEVYRAMLEHPAAFAPEASKVMAPFEFVVSALRAFDVKGGEFDALVNADDDRDGDDVPPPDGKVPPRRKPGVARLLTLQSLRRMGQPVWEPPSPAGFPDDAASWLMPGHLAERVAWARMAVRLLASDVAPLALLDTVLADLASAQTRELVSAAPSKVHGLTMVLASPQFNRR, encoded by the coding sequence ATGGCCGCCTCCTTTTCGACCATCGCCGCGAGACGGTTCTGCTATGGACTGAAACCGCGAGAGACGCCTCCATCTGACATCAATGCGCTGATGCTCCAGCTCCAGAAGGGGTCGAAGTCGGTGCCGCGTTTTCCACGCGAGGGCGCCCTCGGGCGTCGGGAAACGCTGGGTCGGCTTGTCTCCGTTCGAACGGTCGAGGCGCGCGCCGCGCAGGATGGCAGACCCAATCCCGGTCTCCGGCAGGAGACGCAGCGGGAGGCGGAGCGCTTGCTGCGCCGGGATGCCCTGTCGCGTGTCGCGCAGGCGGTTTACTCCGAAAACGGGTTCTTCGAACGGCTGGCCAGTTTCTGGGTCAATCATTTCGCCATCAATGCGACGAAGACCTACGAGATGCGACTTCTTGCGCCGCTGTTCGAGGCAGAGGCAATACGGCCTAATCTCGCTGGCAACTTTGGAGACCTGCTGAAGGCGGCGGTGCTGCATCCGGCCATGCTCATCTATCTTGACCAGGCATCCTCCGTCGGGCCGCAGTCTCCGGTCGCCGAGAGAAGCGGGGGGACACTGAACCAGAGCCTGGCGCAGGAACTACTGGAAGTGCACTCTCTGGGAGATCAGGCGGAGTTTACCGCTGCCGATGTCAACGGCGCTGCGTTGATCCTGACCGGCCTGTCCCTCGATCTCCGCAGCCTTGAAGTCAGCAATCGTCCAGGCCGGGCGGAGCCCGGTGCCCATGTCCTGCTCGGCAAATCCTATAGCGACCGTGCACGCAACGGGTCTGATCACCTGGAGATGCTGGCGGATCTCGCCAATCACCCGGCAACTGCCCGCCACATCTGCAACAAGCTCGTTCGCCACTTCATCAGCGAAGAGGTCAATCCGGACATGCTGAGCGGGATGATCGGGCGCTGGCAGGCGACTGGCGGCAATCTGACGGAGGTCTATCGCGCAATGCTCGAGCATCCGGCAGCCTTCGCGCCGGAGGCCAGCAAAGTCATGGCGCCTTTCGAATTCGTGGTCTCGGCCCTGCGCGCGTTTGACGTGAAGGGTGGTGAGTTCGACGCACTCGTCAATGCTGATGATGATCGCGACGGTGACGATGTGCCGCCACCGGATGGCAAGGTGCCGCCACGGCGAAAACCGGGCGTGGCGCGATTGCTGACGCTCCAGTCTCTGCGTCGCATGGGGCAGCCTGTCTGGGAGCCGCCAAGCCCGGCCGGTTTTCCGGACGATGCGGCGAGCTGGCTGATGCCGGGTCATCTGGCCGAACGTGTCGCCTGGGCGCGGATGGCGGTGCGACTTCTGGCATCCGATGTGGCGCCGCTGGCGCTTCTCGACACGGTGCTTGCCGATCTCGCCAGTGCTCAAACGCGGGAACTTGTTTCAGCAGCGCCCAGCAAAGTGCATGGGCTGACCATGGTGCTGGCGTCACCGCAGTTCAATCGGAGATGA
- a CDS encoding DUF1501 domain-containing protein has product MTMAANREFRLKRRGFLASLGAAAASSLLPNVSLAATSGDRRLVVILLRGGMDGVDLVQPYGDANLGVLRPDLALTPASGLIDLDGFFGLHPAASGLMSLWRAGHLSFAHAIASPYRGRSSHFEAQDVIETGNPIGSGSRTGWLNRALALIPRTASRAAVDITTSVELIMTGGNKTDVWATQSDFPLAQDEINSLQALFQTDPVFGKAGAGMSDLDPLPPIVNPQARMTGIADLAKLAGSLLAEDYRVASFSLAGWDTHQEQKRSFAEAVRLLTEAILHLQAGMGEAAWQQTAVVAITEFGRTLRLNSMGGTDHGTASAALLAGGAIAGGRVLADWPGLAEGQLFEGRDLAPTRDIRELLAALLFQQFEITAANLNAKVFPGLGFDPSSLFVKTN; this is encoded by the coding sequence ATGACGATGGCGGCCAATCGCGAATTCCGGCTCAAACGCCGCGGCTTTCTGGCATCACTCGGTGCTGCTGCGGCTTCATCCCTATTGCCGAATGTCAGCCTAGCCGCGACATCGGGCGACCGTCGCCTTGTCGTGATACTGCTGCGCGGCGGCATGGATGGGGTCGACCTCGTCCAGCCCTATGGCGATGCCAATCTCGGCGTCCTGCGTCCAGACCTTGCCCTCACGCCAGCGAGCGGATTGATCGACCTCGACGGCTTTTTTGGTCTTCACCCTGCGGCTTCTGGTCTGATGTCGTTGTGGAGAGCGGGTCATCTGTCCTTCGCGCATGCCATTGCCAGTCCATATCGAGGTCGCTCCAGCCATTTCGAGGCACAAGACGTGATCGAAACGGGAAATCCCATCGGAAGCGGATCACGGACCGGCTGGTTGAACCGAGCACTTGCGTTGATACCTCGCACGGCTTCGCGCGCAGCGGTCGACATAACCACCAGCGTCGAACTGATCATGACGGGCGGTAACAAGACCGACGTCTGGGCGACACAAAGCGATTTCCCCTTGGCTCAGGACGAAATCAACAGTCTGCAGGCACTGTTTCAAACTGACCCAGTTTTTGGCAAGGCGGGTGCTGGCATGTCCGATCTTGATCCGCTGCCGCCAATCGTGAATCCGCAGGCGCGCATGACAGGCATTGCAGACCTGGCGAAACTTGCCGGCTCGCTACTGGCGGAGGATTATCGTGTCGCCAGCTTCTCTCTTGCCGGCTGGGATACGCATCAGGAACAGAAGCGGAGTTTCGCAGAAGCAGTGCGCCTTCTGACCGAGGCAATTCTGCACCTTCAGGCCGGTATGGGTGAGGCTGCCTGGCAACAAACCGCAGTGGTGGCCATAACCGAGTTCGGTCGCACGCTTCGTTTGAATTCAATGGGCGGCACGGATCACGGTACAGCAAGCGCGGCCCTCCTTGCCGGAGGGGCGATTGCCGGAGGGCGCGTTCTTGCCGATTGGCCGGGACTGGCCGAAGGACAATTGTTCGAGGGGCGGGATCTGGCCCCCACGCGTGACATTCGCGAACTGCTGGCGGCACTCCTTTTCCAGCAGTTCGAGATCACGGCTGCCAACCTGAATGCGAAAGTATTCCCTGGCCTCGGCTTCGACCCCAGCAGTCTTTTCGTAAAGACGAATTGA
- a CDS encoding acyl-CoA thioesterase — translation MPGDANPAGDIFGGWVMAQMDLAAGIRAGERARGRVVTAAVKEMAFQRPVKIGDTLSIYTSIERIGRTSITLHVEAWAIRSRHGITEKVTEATFIMVAIDEAGQPVAVPA, via the coding sequence ATGCCCGGAGACGCCAACCCGGCGGGCGATATTTTCGGTGGCTGGGTCATGGCACAGATGGACTTGGCGGCCGGCATCCGGGCCGGTGAGCGCGCCCGTGGCAGGGTCGTAACCGCTGCAGTGAAGGAGATGGCCTTTCAGCGACCGGTCAAGATCGGCGACACACTCAGCATCTACACCTCGATTGAACGGATCGGACGAACGTCGATCACGCTGCATGTGGAAGCCTGGGCTATCCGATCACGGCACGGCATCACGGAAAAGGTAACGGAAGCAACCTTCATCATGGTTGCCATCGACGAAGCCGGACAGCCGGTTGCTGTGCCTGCCTGA
- a CDS encoding methyl-accepting chemotaxis protein produces the protein MKKFGLSTRLFMLVGLAVVILISAMAISLMQSYSAVEAERKSALAAMNANAISLLKAAYDQEKSGKLTREQAQAEAKRVIGAMRYDNGSGYFWINDMHPRMVLHPIKPELNGADLTQNKDPNGKFLFVEFVKTVKAGGQGYVDYDWPKPGADKPVGKYSHVVGFEPWGWIVGTGVYVDDLQALFLKKAIRFSIVCGVGLLVLAAAAYVIVRGITKPINAMRQVLGRMAQGEANVAVEIGTASRELNEMAHSIEVLRTAVNERTELQARDAEQQRAIAQDREQSAHQIRAAAEGQQRAMGALGHGLEALARGDLSIALDDLGADYTKLRNDFNLAVSSLRSTIQQISETGHVVHSSSANISDATNNLSRRTEQQAAALEQTAAALEEITSTVKTASERAVEARAMVAETKKSAGRSGEIVSEAITAMGRIEDSSNRIGQIIGVIDEIAFQTNLLALNAGVEAARAGEAGRGFAVVAQEVRELAQRSANAAKEIKQLIQNSAHEVEAGVSLVRTTGDALVEIVKLVEQVNAQVEGIATASREQATGLQEINTSVSHMDQMTQQNAAMVEETTASSQTLEEQSRQLQSLLSGFRLGQQDMRMHRAA, from the coding sequence ATGAAGAAATTCGGTCTATCGACGCGGCTATTCATGCTGGTTGGACTTGCAGTGGTTATCCTGATTTCTGCCATGGCCATCAGTCTGATGCAAAGTTACTCAGCAGTCGAGGCCGAACGCAAATCGGCTCTTGCCGCGATGAACGCGAATGCGATCAGCTTGCTGAAGGCTGCCTACGACCAGGAGAAGAGCGGCAAACTGACACGCGAGCAGGCCCAGGCCGAGGCAAAGCGGGTGATCGGCGCGATGCGCTACGACAATGGTTCAGGCTATTTCTGGATCAACGACATGCATCCGCGCATGGTCCTGCACCCGATCAAGCCGGAACTGAACGGTGCGGACCTGACGCAGAACAAGGACCCGAACGGCAAATTTCTTTTCGTCGAGTTCGTCAAGACCGTGAAGGCCGGTGGTCAAGGTTACGTCGATTACGACTGGCCGAAGCCGGGCGCCGACAAGCCGGTCGGCAAGTATTCGCATGTCGTCGGTTTCGAGCCCTGGGGCTGGATTGTCGGCACGGGCGTCTATGTCGACGACCTGCAGGCGCTGTTCCTGAAGAAGGCTATCCGTTTCAGCATCGTCTGCGGCGTCGGTCTGCTTGTGCTGGCTGCAGCTGCCTATGTCATCGTGCGCGGCATTACGAAGCCCATCAACGCGATGCGTCAGGTTCTGGGCCGCATGGCACAGGGTGAAGCCAATGTGGCTGTCGAGATTGGCACAGCTTCTCGCGAGTTGAACGAGATGGCGCATTCCATCGAAGTTCTGCGCACGGCGGTCAATGAACGCACCGAACTCCAGGCACGCGATGCGGAACAGCAGCGCGCCATTGCTCAGGACCGGGAGCAGTCTGCGCACCAGATCCGTGCGGCGGCCGAGGGCCAGCAGCGGGCCATGGGCGCGCTGGGGCACGGACTTGAAGCCCTTGCGCGTGGCGATCTTTCCATCGCGCTTGACGATCTCGGGGCGGACTACACGAAGCTTCGCAACGACTTCAATCTTGCTGTGAGTTCGCTGCGCTCGACCATACAGCAGATTTCGGAAACGGGTCACGTTGTCCACAGCAGTTCCGCCAACATCTCCGATGCGACCAACAATCTTTCCCGCCGCACGGAACAACAGGCTGCTGCCCTGGAACAGACGGCTGCGGCGCTGGAAGAAATTACCTCGACAGTAAAGACAGCTTCGGAGCGCGCCGTGGAGGCCCGCGCCATGGTGGCGGAAACCAAGAAGAGTGCCGGCCGCTCCGGCGAAATCGTCAGCGAGGCGATCACCGCCATGGGCCGTATCGAGGACTCCTCGAACCGTATCGGCCAGATCATCGGCGTGATCGACGAGATCGCTTTCCAAACCAACCTCCTGGCGCTCAACGCCGGTGTGGAAGCGGCCCGTGCGGGTGAGGCAGGTCGCGGCTTTGCGGTGGTGGCGCAGGAAGTGCGCGAACTTGCCCAGCGCTCTGCCAATGCCGCCAAGGAGATCAAGCAGTTGATCCAGAATTCGGCCCATGAGGTCGAGGCGGGCGTCTCGCTGGTTCGCACCACGGGCGACGCTCTCGTCGAGATCGTCAAGCTTGTCGAACAGGTGAATGCGCAGGTCGAAGGAATTGCGACAGCGTCCCGCGAACAGGCCACGGGTCTGCAGGAAATCAATACCTCCGTCAGCCATATGGACCAGATGACCCAGCAGAATGCTGCCATGGTGGAGGAAACTACGGCCTCCAGCCAGACGCTGGAAGAACAGAGCCGCCAGTTGCAGAGCCTGCTCTCCGGGTTCCGTCTTGGCCAACAGGACATGCGCATGCACCGCGCCGCCTGA
- a CDS encoding extensin-like domain-containing protein — protein MAYALNTRRAVAFLMISTMLVGCTADGLVPPAPIDRGTRVSAIPPGRVPVQQVPSMDAYAAPAQQPVGQVGTVYESAAQPMPPAATTRQARLPMIDSDEAMTQPRQMGEPPKTLGTLTYDANGVNMDAALGVGGGQPAPHVVGLAEEQNNDIAEGNASQPVVDGIGTDAPVQRNRPTQRSAQPYATSAPVQPAQDLYLQNQPQQNSLAPKRVQQPVRGDLAATPPRWSDSRPVVAPSRIEPEPQQVAMLMPRNPTIAQQSSRTDASPMPASEASCRAQLKRMGVLYRDKPQISDGPSCGIDYPVELYGLSGGVQVKPAVTLNCQTTLAFAQWVKNELVPSSRVRYWSGIGKIEPMGGYSCRRMNNSRQRYNPMSEHARGNAIDVGKFVLKNGHEIDVRKKGLFSFREGALLKAVRDDSCKYFNTVLGPGSNAEHWNHFHFDLRSRASGNRYCD, from the coding sequence ATGGCGTATGCTTTGAACACCCGAAGGGCCGTGGCCTTCCTGATGATCTCCACGATGCTGGTGGGTTGCACCGCAGACGGGCTGGTGCCGCCTGCACCTATTGACCGTGGCACGCGGGTCAGCGCCATTCCGCCGGGACGGGTTCCGGTTCAACAGGTGCCTTCCATGGACGCCTATGCCGCGCCAGCCCAGCAGCCTGTGGGGCAGGTGGGTACTGTCTACGAATCCGCCGCGCAGCCCATGCCACCCGCAGCAACGACGCGTCAGGCGCGTCTTCCCATGATTGACAGCGACGAGGCGATGACACAGCCCCGTCAGATGGGTGAGCCTCCAAAGACCCTTGGCACGCTGACCTATGATGCCAATGGCGTCAATATGGATGCGGCGCTTGGCGTCGGCGGCGGACAGCCTGCTCCGCATGTGGTTGGCCTTGCCGAGGAGCAGAATAACGATATTGCGGAAGGCAATGCCTCGCAGCCTGTCGTGGACGGCATCGGCACCGATGCGCCTGTCCAGCGCAACAGGCCCACCCAGCGAAGCGCGCAACCCTATGCAACAAGCGCGCCTGTGCAACCGGCGCAGGATCTCTATCTCCAAAACCAGCCGCAGCAGAATTCGCTCGCGCCAAAGCGGGTGCAACAGCCGGTGCGGGGCGATCTCGCCGCAACTCCACCCCGCTGGAGCGATTCCCGTCCAGTCGTCGCCCCGAGCAGGATCGAGCCGGAGCCGCAGCAGGTAGCGATGCTGATGCCGCGCAACCCGACAATCGCACAGCAATCCTCCCGCACCGACGCCTCTCCCATGCCGGCATCCGAAGCGAGCTGCCGCGCCCAGTTGAAGCGCATGGGTGTGCTTTACCGGGACAAGCCGCAAATTTCCGATGGCCCGAGTTGCGGCATCGACTATCCGGTTGAGCTCTATGGCCTCTCCGGAGGCGTGCAGGTCAAACCGGCCGTGACCCTCAATTGCCAGACGACGCTTGCCTTTGCCCAATGGGTGAAGAACGAGCTCGTGCCATCCTCGCGCGTTCGCTACTGGAGCGGCATCGGCAAGATCGAGCCCATGGGCGGATATTCCTGCCGTCGCATGAACAACAGTCGCCAACGCTACAACCCGATGTCCGAGCATGCGCGCGGCAATGCCATCGATGTCGGCAAGTTCGTATTGAAGAACGGCCACGAAATCGATGTTCGAAAGAAGGGCCTGTTCTCGTTCCGCGAGGGAGCGCTGCTGAAGGCCGTTCGTGACGATAGCTGCAAGTATTTCAACACGGTTCTCGGTCCGGGCAGCAATGCCGAACACTGGAACCACTTCCACTTCGATCTGCGCAGTCGTGCTTCCGGCAATCGATACTGCGACTGA
- the panC gene encoding pantoate--beta-alanine ligase codes for MQIIKTREELRAAVRALRGDGRRIGFVPTMGYLHVGHMTLVERSQAENGATVVSIFVNPLQFGKNEDLDKYPRDLARDSAMLEAAGVDILFAPDVSEMYPSPMLTVVDVPTIGSQLEGEVRPGHFAGVATVVTKLFNLVQPDVAYFGEKDYQQVQIIRRMVEDLAQPVRVVAVATVREPDGLACSSRNVYLTEDERKAAVIVPRALDLAERLVREGLKDPVALEAELTAFLKREPLAEPDVVAVRHATTLQRVTDLSDEAVVVALFVRFGTTRLLDNRVIAPVSRAEDTH; via the coding sequence TTGCAGATCATCAAGACTCGTGAGGAATTGCGGGCCGCTGTCCGCGCTCTGCGTGGCGACGGCAGGAGGATCGGCTTCGTTCCCACCATGGGATATTTGCATGTCGGGCACATGACGCTCGTGGAGCGCTCTCAGGCCGAGAACGGTGCTACCGTCGTTTCCATTTTCGTGAACCCGCTGCAATTTGGCAAGAACGAGGATCTGGACAAGTACCCCCGTGATCTGGCCCGCGACAGCGCGATGCTGGAAGCGGCTGGTGTCGATATTCTTTTTGCTCCTGACGTCAGCGAGATGTATCCGAGCCCCATGCTGACCGTGGTGGATGTGCCGACCATTGGCAGCCAGCTGGAGGGTGAGGTTCGGCCCGGTCATTTCGCAGGCGTGGCAACCGTCGTGACGAAGCTGTTCAATCTTGTTCAGCCGGATGTCGCCTATTTCGGCGAGAAGGATTATCAGCAGGTGCAGATCATTCGGCGCATGGTCGAGGATCTGGCGCAGCCGGTGCGGGTGGTTGCCGTTGCCACTGTTCGCGAGCCTGACGGACTGGCCTGCTCGTCGCGCAACGTCTATCTCACCGAGGACGAACGGAAGGCAGCGGTCATCGTACCGCGGGCGCTCGACCTTGCCGAGCGGCTTGTTCGCGAGGGTCTGAAGGATCCCGTGGCGCTGGAGGCGGAGCTCACGGCATTCCTGAAGCGCGAACCATTGGCCGAGCCGGATGTGGTGGCCGTGCGCCATGCGACCACGCTGCAGCGCGTGACGGACCTGAGCGATGAGGCGGTGGTCGTTGCTCTCTTCGTTCGCTTTGGAACGACACGGCTATTGGACAACCGGGTCATTGCTCCCGTTTCTCGTGCAGAGGATACCCATTGA
- the panB gene encoding 3-methyl-2-oxobutanoate hydroxymethyltransferase: protein MSAPTKVRRKTITAIRAMKGQQKIVSLTAYTTPMARMLDPHCDLLLVGDSLGMVLYGMETTVSVTLDMMIAHGRAVMRGAAQACVIVDMPFGSYQESKEQAYRNAVRILQETGCDGIKLEGGAEMAETIHFLSTRGVPVLAHVGLMPQMVNTSGGFRALGHSDEEATKIAADAAAVAQAGAFAVVIEGTVEPVAREISQSLAIPTIGIGASAACDGQVLVCDDMLGLFDAFKPRFVKRYAELGALVSQSAADYARDVREGSFPAEEHTFQPRRKPD from the coding sequence ATGAGCGCACCGACAAAGGTTCGACGCAAGACGATCACTGCCATTCGCGCGATGAAAGGCCAGCAGAAAATTGTTTCGCTGACCGCCTACACCACGCCTATGGCGCGCATGCTGGATCCGCACTGTGATCTCTTGCTGGTCGGCGATTCACTCGGAATGGTGCTGTACGGCATGGAGACGACCGTCTCGGTGACGCTCGACATGATGATCGCGCACGGGCGGGCCGTGATGCGCGGTGCAGCCCAAGCCTGCGTGATCGTCGATATGCCCTTTGGCAGCTACCAGGAATCGAAGGAGCAGGCCTATCGCAACGCCGTTCGCATTCTGCAGGAAACTGGCTGCGATGGTATCAAGCTCGAGGGCGGCGCGGAGATGGCCGAAACCATTCATTTTCTCTCGACCAGAGGCGTGCCTGTGCTGGCACATGTGGGCTTGATGCCGCAGATGGTGAATACATCCGGCGGCTTTCGTGCGCTGGGCCATAGCGATGAAGAGGCGACAAAGATCGCCGCCGACGCTGCTGCGGTTGCCCAAGCGGGTGCATTTGCGGTGGTGATTGAAGGGACTGTCGAACCGGTTGCCCGAGAGATTTCACAGTCGCTGGCCATCCCGACAATTGGTATCGGCGCCTCCGCCGCTTGCGATGGGCAGGTGCTGGTCTGTGACGACATGCTGGGTCTGTTCGATGCGTTCAAGCCACGCTTCGTCAAACGCTATGCTGAACTCGGCGCTCTGGTCTCGCAATCTGCGGCGGACTATGCACGCGACGTGCGGGAGGGTAGCTTTCCGGCGGAGGAACACACATTCCAGCCCCGGCGCAAACCGGATTAA
- a CDS encoding GNAT family N-acetyltransferase, which translates to MPFEPPIIQLCPVTAHLVPKLLDLRLRPDQVRMVASVADSLEEAETDEDARPRAILHDGEPVGFLMYDATSADDVAQLYRFIIDERQQGRGFGRAALSAVIAEIRREPHVLKISICYEPENLAARQLYLSAGFVEQGLDEDGEMIAHLALPPSF; encoded by the coding sequence GTGCCGTTTGAGCCGCCCATCATCCAGCTTTGTCCAGTCACGGCTCACCTTGTGCCGAAGCTTCTCGACCTGCGTCTTCGACCGGATCAGGTGCGGATGGTGGCGAGCGTTGCCGATTCTCTTGAGGAGGCCGAGACTGACGAGGACGCAAGACCGCGCGCCATTCTGCACGATGGTGAGCCTGTCGGTTTTCTGATGTATGACGCGACCAGTGCTGACGATGTTGCGCAACTCTACCGCTTCATCATCGATGAACGGCAGCAGGGTAGGGGTTTCGGGCGGGCTGCTCTGTCCGCAGTCATCGCCGAGATTCGCCGCGAGCCGCATGTCTTAAAGATTTCCATCTGTTACGAACCGGAGAACCTGGCTGCGCGCCAGCTTTATCTCAGTGCAGGCTTTGTCGAGCAAGGGTTGGATGAGGATGGCGAGATGATTGCCCATCTGGCGTTGCCGCCTTCCTTCTGA
- a CDS encoding ABC transporter ATP-binding protein — MPAIVSIRNLQKTYANGFSALKGVNLDIEEGEILALLGPNGAGKTTMISIICGISMPTGGTVMVGGHDVVRDFRQTRKLIGLVPQELTTDQFETVWNTVSFSRGLHGEKANPKLIEQILKDLSLWDKRDNKLRELSGGMKRRVLIAKALAHEPRILFLDEPTAGVDVELRRGMWAAIDRLREGGVTVILTTHYIEEAEEMADRIGVISGGELLLVEEKRALMQKLGRKQLRLELKSPLSALPPSLEALQLNLSEDGRAVIHEYGNGAGEARIGAVLAAMESEGLMISDISTHQSSLEDIFVSLVGDRA, encoded by the coding sequence ATGCCCGCGATTGTTTCCATTCGAAATCTTCAGAAGACCTATGCCAACGGATTTTCGGCGCTGAAGGGCGTCAACCTCGACATCGAGGAAGGTGAAATTCTCGCGCTGCTCGGCCCGAACGGTGCGGGCAAGACAACGATGATTTCCATCATCTGCGGGATTTCCATGCCCACGGGCGGAACCGTGATGGTGGGGGGCCATGATGTGGTTCGCGACTTCCGGCAGACACGCAAGCTCATCGGCCTCGTGCCGCAGGAGTTGACGACGGATCAGTTCGAGACCGTCTGGAATACAGTCAGCTTTTCGCGTGGTCTGCATGGCGAAAAAGCCAACCCCAAGCTTATCGAACAGATTCTCAAGGATCTCTCGCTCTGGGACAAGCGTGACAACAAGCTGCGCGAGCTTTCCGGCGGCATGAAGCGTCGCGTGCTGATTGCCAAGGCGCTGGCTCATGAGCCGCGCATTCTGTTTCTGGATGAACCGACGGCCGGCGTAGATGTGGAGCTGCGACGCGGCATGTGGGCGGCGATTGACCGCCTGCGGGAGGGCGGCGTGACGGTGATCCTGACCACGCATTACATCGAAGAGGCTGAAGAGATGGCGGACCGGATTGGCGTCATCAGCGGCGGCGAGCTTCTGCTGGTGGAAGAAAAGCGTGCGCTGATGCAGAAGCTGGGGCGAAAACAGCTGCGGCTTGAACTGAAGTCACCGCTTTCCGCTCTGCCGCCCTCGCTTGAGGCTCTGCAACTTAATCTTTCGGAGGATGGGCGAGCCGTCATTCACGAGTATGGAAACGGCGCTGGCGAGGCACGCATTGGCGCGGTTCTGGCAGCTATGGAAAGCGAAGGCCTGATGATCAGCGATATTTCCACCCACCAGAGTTCGCTTGAAGATATCTTCGTTTCGCTCGTGGGAGATCGCGCATGA
- a CDS encoding ABC transporter permease, with protein MNWEAIKSIYLFEMARMKRTLLQSVISPVITTSLYFIVFGTAIGTRIQEVNGVSYGAFITPGLIMLTLLGQCISNGAIGIYFPKFTGTIYEILSAPVSMTEVVIGYVGAAASKGIIIGLIILATASFFVDLSIQHPVMMLVFMVLTAITFSMAGFIIGIWADNFEQLNLVPMLVVPPLTFLGGSFYSIDMLPPFWQTVSHFNPVLYLVSGFRWSFYGIADVNPVISLVMIAVFLTICLSLLFWIFRTGYRLRK; from the coding sequence ATGAACTGGGAAGCGATCAAATCCATCTACCTTTTCGAGATGGCCCGAATGAAGCGGACCCTGCTGCAAAGCGTGATTTCGCCAGTGATCACCACCTCGCTGTATTTCATCGTGTTCGGAACGGCCATCGGTACCCGCATCCAGGAAGTCAACGGCGTGTCCTACGGGGCATTCATAACGCCGGGACTGATCATGCTCACACTCCTTGGCCAGTGCATCAGCAATGGCGCGATCGGCATCTATTTCCCGAAATTTACTGGCACGATCTACGAGATCCTGTCAGCGCCCGTGTCCATGACGGAAGTGGTGATCGGCTACGTCGGCGCCGCGGCCAGCAAGGGAATCATTATCGGTCTAATCATCCTCGCTACGGCCTCGTTCTTCGTGGACCTGTCGATCCAGCATCCCGTCATGATGCTCGTCTTCATGGTGCTGACGGCAATAACCTTCTCGATGGCTGGCTTCATTATCGGTATCTGGGCGGACAACTTTGAACAGTTGAACCTTGTGCCCATGCTGGTGGTGCCGCCGCTGACCTTCCTCGGTGGCAGCTTCTATTCCATCGACATGCTGCCGCCTTTCTGGCAGACGGTCAGCCACTTCAATCCGGTGCTTTATCTGGTCTCGGGCTTCCGCTGGAGCTTCTACGGCATTGCTGATGTGAACCCGGTGATCAGCCTCGTGATGATTGCGGTGTTCCTGACGATCTGTCTCAGCCTGCTGTTCTGGATCTTCCGGACGGGTTACCGGCTGCGGAAATAA